The genomic window TGCACcaaaatatcttttgttcttacaaaatcaaatggAATCAATAGCGAAGAAGTTAGGTATTAAGATAGAATGGATCCGTCCTGATGATCCATTAAAGTCTTTAAAGGAATTAAGAGAGAAATATTTATTGCCTATGTCCCTTGACACAAATGTCATATTCAATGCTACCGGTCAAGGGCTTCAATATATCAATGACTGCAACTCGACAATAATGTATGATCCAAAATCCTATCCAATAAGGGGTcaaacattattattgaacgTTCCAAATCCCAATCATATAAAATTTGCAAAAAAGACTATAACCCATCAAAGTGCAGATGGATTATGGACATTCGTTATTAAGAGACCAAGTAATGATCCAGAAATGGAAGCGCCACAATATATTCTTGGTGGTACAAAACAACCAAATGTTAATGATGTTGATATTAGCGAGGGTGATACAAAGGCTTTACTGGAAAGAGCTAGAGTATTGTTTCCTGAATTACTATTTCccaatgatgaatttgacATTGTCAAGGTTAATGTTGGTTTAAGACCAGCAAGAGAAGGTGGGAGTAGGATTGTATTGGAGACTATCCCTACCCATGATGGCAgttcaaatttgaagatttgtCATGCATATGGTTTAGGAGGGATGGGATACGAGACATCCATAGGTGTTGCCAGGCATGCCCTCAGTCTCATCAGTTAGGCTGCAAAACTGCGTAATTAATAGATAAATAAAAGTATACATAAACAACACATATAACAATATAACAATATGACAATATGACAATATaagaaagaataatattttctgtCGCTGGAAAAAATGTGTCATATTGTCCATCCTTGCACCGCACTGTGCCCCGTTGTAGGCTTGTAATTATGTTATTAAGACGATAACGGAATAA from Naumovozyma dairenensis CBS 421 chromosome 3, complete genome includes these protein-coding regions:
- the NDAI0C06370 gene encoding FAD-dependent oxidoreductase (ancestral locus Anc_8.66) codes for the protein MTNNAVNNYRYDNMKNLDAFEDNVCIVGAGVIGLTIGYQLLSKLSETTTNDKNKKKFKLKQLTIIASNFPKDSPISHHYTSPWAGAHFRPFPHRPETFQQDQRESNYTRITYGFFQELVKNHPESTIEFMKGVDWLENPPLEYSKFGPGYCNTPTSKLEFKPIPKDQLPRGVTFGAEYLTYCLNAPKYLLFLQNQMESIAKKLGIKIEWIRPDDPLKSLKELREKYLLPMSLDTNVIFNATGQGLQYINDCNSTIMYDPKSYPIRGQTLLLNVPNPNHIKFAKKTITHQSADGLWTFVIKRPSNDPEMEAPQYILGGTKQPNVNDVDISEGDTKALLERARVLFPELLFPNDEFDIVKVNVGLRPAREGGSRIVLETIPTHDGSSNLKICHAYGLGGMGYETSIGVARHALSLIS